CATGTTTTGGTTCTGGGAACCGCCTCCGGAAGTTTGTGGTTGCTAACCTTAAGCGCCGATGTCAAAACTCTTTTGAGTCACCACGAAACGAAAACCTGCCTGAGTCGTATCTGCCATATACAAGCTTTCCAGGACCTTCTGCTGGTGGGCGATAGCAACGGACTCATCCACCTGTACCAAATACCAGCAAAGGGAAGCAAGACCCCCACCTTAGTGAAGCCCTTGTGGGAGAGAGCTGATCGCATGGGTCTGCAAATGGCAGTGATCACCGAATGTCCCATCAAGGACTGCTATTATATAACCTGCTGCAAGGCGGCGGTTCTGCTGACCTGGAGCATGCCAAGAACAGGGAGCACAGAGTGCCTGAAAGCACGGATCTATATCGGCGGAATGAAGATCACCGGTCTCTGCAGCCTGGACAACAGTAGCTATGCTGCAGGCACCGCAGGAAGCTATCTGCATCGCGTACAAATTATCCACGAGAATAATCAGCTCAGCTTGCAGATGCAATCGATAGCCATGGGTGTGCTTCAGGACTTTCAGGTGATGGGACTGAGCACCAGCAGGCACAGGAACTTAATGACCCTTTTTCTCTACCGCAACAAAGAATACATGAGTGAGACTGTGCCTCAAAAGAACCAGTTGCTCTTTCAAGTGCTCAAGGTGGGGAATCAGGATCCACTTGCTCAGCTCATCAGTCACTTGGAATCAAATAACCCCATGAATCACTATACCGATTTATTAGCTGAACTACGTCTACACGTATTTGCCGAGGAGAATTGGCAAAGGTATATGGACTACGGTCCATTAGATTCCTTCCAATTTACGGATTCCGCCACTGAAAGCcagttgcagcagctgcaaatCAAATTCCATGTCCTGCAATTCGTGATTCGCCTGCAAACGAGCCACCTCCAGCTGACCGTTCACAGCCAAAAGTCCCAGGAtgagctgcagctgctccttgcGATGCTGAATATCACACACATAAGACTGAGGCTCCAGTTCATTGAGTCATTAAGTATGAGGACACCATTCCAGGAGCAGGCAACAAAGTGTATGTTTGAGGAGGCCCACCGACTGATGAATAAAATTAAGACCGACTTCACGGAAAAGCATGTCCTACGACCCACAGCAAACGCATTCGTTGAGCAAGTAGATAATCATATTCAGCTCCTGCATAAGAATCTGGGTATTCCTGTGATAGCTAATCCCCAGGAGAAGCAACTTCATCGCTGCAGTGTGTCCCTTGTCGAGGTAAGGACTTTATAAAATTATTGTGAAAACATGTCTATAGCATCCACACAGATCTCCCCCAGCTTGGAGCGACGCTACTGCAGCCTGTGCGAGCGACAGATCCTCTTCGAGTTGGAAAACCTGCAAGAACTCTACGAGTCCGGGAGAAATCTGACATGTCCTG
This portion of the Drosophila santomea strain STO CAGO 1482 chromosome 3L, Prin_Dsan_1.1, whole genome shotgun sequence genome encodes:
- the LOC120450096 gene encoding uncharacterized protein LOC120450096, which gives rise to MTKVTEGEISRGVQDVGNSNLEFPILAKGFVRQDSVHDFINSDSDGDFIALSGSKSDVVTLELNCKFMVVDPCPYLVAILDSYAAETRPLDVLASRVDLVAIYDSCDVLEAQHLALEPAYTAVCSVAVPPARLITVKRAPKPLANGNLLLGSLYTYGSLSLMTKPAEYSRWSPLEGLNIAKTLRDTLLPEVNTAMIEDFKSYQEYIDPAWITMFAWLPDDSNTTGQHVLVLGTASGSLWLLTLSADVKTLLSHHETKTCLSRICHIQAFQDLLLVGDSNGLIHLYQIPAKGSKTPTLVKPLWERADRMGLQMAVITECPIKDCYYITCCKAAVLLTWSMPRTGSTECLKARIYIGGMKITGLCSLDNSSYAAGTAGSYLHRVQIIHENNQLSLQMQSIAMGVLQDFQVMGLSTSRHRNLMTLFLYRNKEYMSETVPQKNQLLFQVLKVGNQDPLAQLISHLESNNPMNHYTDLLAELRLHVFAEENWQRYMDYGPLDSFQFTDSATESQLQQLQIKFHVLQFVIRLQTSHLQLTVHSQKSQDELQLLLAMLNITHIRLRLQFIESLSMRTPFQEQATKCMFEEAHRLMNKIKTDFTEKHVLRPTANAFVEQVDNHIQLLHKNLGIPVIANPQEKQLHRCSVSLVEISPSLERRYCSLCERQILFELENLQELYESGRNLTCPVCHGSFATEMFNA